From a single Arachis hypogaea cultivar Tifrunner chromosome 3, arahy.Tifrunner.gnm2.J5K5, whole genome shotgun sequence genomic region:
- the LOC112775345 gene encoding protein FAR1-RELATED SEQUENCE 5-like: MSINEDDVKKDSDNDLGDDFDYQPNAEDNAKDDDVDSLDSTSKSEEVCGVKRIADLMVEDIWNLEFRTEDEACQFYNAYSCWHGFVMRKDDVVRDNQGRIISRQLVCNKEGWRNMRYLDMDDRSREARSLTRTKCPARLRVKLDYGCGRWKVSCFVESHNHDLTPPQFAHLVPANRRLTVTDRVQVENLHNFGVKSCHIMGYIAFPKGGYRHAGFTRKDLYNHIDRYRRAKVKNGDANAAIDYLIGKSNNDPLFFGKYTFTSDERLEHIFWADGQSIIDYHCFGDIVAFDSTYKKNKYNKPLVIFSGCNHHGQTVIFGSGLLSDETTETYKWLLETFVEAMGGKSPKAVITDGDLAMRDAIKNVLPDATHRLCGWHLQRNACENIKNPNFLRDFKGLIYDNNDQREFDRRWTAILDKHNLVGSTWMEKTYETREMWSHCFLRDKFFGYIRTTSQCEGINSLIRFYVNRKNTLIDFMHNLDRALKEYRNNELIADFKSQCSEPVMITSLEVYERSASCYFTRNIFKEIRNEIQRAGALNIMVLSTTLDKVEFSVTALGDPAKDRRVEVDRGKNLFSCSCKLFESRGIPCSHIFCAMKFENILEFPDSLIYKRWTKNAKNEFISTDMPVNDDIERVLKFRVGALASNCNKLCDIACKDLADFDEVQSELVNLVIRLQSRKQGKSTPNVNVEGINDPFVVKSKGAPSKRSAWRKKRACSNCHKYGHYYKRCPDLMQHSVEGNPRDRSYGNASAKDSGFSPERFANSSRSFSIKSEHHSGPNTKPFKKGGTRKFTATGMRNRKGKDNTFVEVKESQQDKRHSFKNDECVNDVVDDKCDTDMCRSMSEIR; the protein is encoded by the exons ATGTCCATAAACGAGGATGATGTGAAGAAGGATTCTGATAATGATTTGGGTGATGATTTCGATTATCAACCGAATGCAGAAGACAATGCTAAAGACGACGATGTGGATTCACTGGATTCTACTAGCAAGAGTGAAGAAGTTTGTGGTGTAAAAAGAATAGCAGATCTAATGGTGGAGGATATTTGGAACCTGGAGTTTAGGACAGAGGATGAGGCCTGCCAGTTTTATAACGCTTATTCTTGTTGGCATGGATTTGTAATGAGGAAGGACGACGTGGTTAGGGATAATCAAGGTAGAATTATTAGCAGGCAACTTGTTTGCAACAAAGAGGGCTGGAGAAATATGAGGTATCTTGATATGGATGATAGATCAAGGGAGGCAAGGTCGCTAACGCGAACCAAGTGTCCAGCTCGGCTTAGGGTAAAGCTTGACTACGGCTGCGGTAGATGGAAGGTATCATGTTTTGTGGAATCTCACAACCACGATCTGACGCCACCCCAATTTGCGCATCTGGTACCGGCCAATCGTCGTCTCACTGTGACTGATAGAGTCCAAGTggaaaatcttcataattttggtGTCAAGAGTTGCCATATTATGGGGTATATTGCATTCCCGAAGGGTGGATATCGTCATGCTGGCTTCACACGGAAAGATTTGTACAACCACATCGATCGCTATCGTCGGGCAAAAGTTAAAAACGGGGATGCCAATGCGGCAATAGACTATTTGATTGGCAAATCAAACAACGATCCGCTGTTCTTTGGAAAGTATACGTTCACTAGTGACGAAAGGCTGGAGCATATTTTTTGGGCAGATGGGCAGTCGATTATCGACTATCACTGCTTTGGAGATATTGTTGCCTTTGATTCAACCTACAAGAAGAATAAATACAACAAGCCTTTGGTCATTTTCTCTGGATGCAATCATCACGGGCAGACTGTTATCTTCGGCTCCGGCCTACTATCGGACGAAACCACAGAGACGTATAAGTGGTTGTTGGAAACCTTTGTTGAAGCGATGGGTGGGAAAAGTCCAAAAGCAGTAATAACTGACGGAGACCTTGCCATGCGAGATGCAATCAAGAATGTTCTGCCTGATGCGACCCATCGGTTATGCGGCTGGCATCTGCAGAGAAATGCATGTGAAAATATAAAGAATCCTAATTTCCTGCGCGATTTTAAGGGTCTTATATACGACAACAACGACCAGAGAGAATTTGATCGGAGATGGACAGCCATTTTGGATAAGCACAACCTTGTTGGTAGTACCTGGATGGAGAAGACGTACGAAACTCGTGAGATGTGGTCCCATTGTTTCCTCCGGGATAAGTTTTTCGGTTACATAAGGACGACATCACAGTGTGAAGGTATAAATTCTCTCATCAGATTTTATGTTAATCGCAAGAACACCCTCATTGACTTCATGCATAACCTGGATAGGGCCTTAAAGGAGTATAGAAACAATGAATTAATAGCTGACTTTAAGTCTCAGTGCTCAGAGCCTGTGATGATTACCTCATTGGAGGTATATGAAAGATCTGCATCATGTTATTTCACGCGAAACATTTTCAAGGAAATTCGTAATGAGATTCAGAGGGCAGGGGCTTTGAATATAATGGTACTAAGCACAACCTTGGACAAGGTAGAGTTCAGTGTGACTGCTCTGGGAGACCCGGCCAAAGATCGCCGGGTGGAAGTCGATAGAGGTAAGAATCTGTTCTCGTGCTCGTGCAAGCTGTTTGAATCACGTGGTATTCCCTGTAGTCATATCTTCTGTGCCATGAAGTTCGAAAACATACTTGAGTTTCCAGATTCGTTGATATACAAAAGGTGGACAAAGAATGCAAAGAACGAATTTATTAGCACAGATATGCCTGTGAATGATGACATCGAAAGGGTCTTAAAGTTTCGAGTTGGAGCGTTGGCATCGAATTGCAACAAGCTGTGTGATATTGCTTGCAAGGATCTTGCAGACTTTGATGAAGTCCAGTCTGAACTTGTCAATTTAGTTATCCGCTTGCAGTCACGCAAACAAGGCAAGTCAACTCCTAATGTTAACGTGGAAGGCATCAACGATCCATTCGTTGTCAAAAGCAAAGGAGCCCCTTCCAAGAGGTCTGCTTGGAGGAAGAAGAGAGCATGCTCTAATTGCCACAAGTACGGTCATTACTACAAGCGCTGTCCAGATCTGATGCAGCATAGTGTGGAAGGTAACCCTCGCGATCGATCATACGGCAATGCATCAGCCAAGGACTCAGGTTTTAGTCCAGAAAGGTTTGCTAATTCTTCAAGGTCGTTCTCAATTAAGTCCGAACACCATTCAGGACCTAATACCAAG CCTTTTAAAAAGGGTGGAACAAGGAAGTTTACGGCGACGGGTATGAGGAACCGGAAGGGTAAAGACAACACTTTTGTTGag GTGAAGGAGTCACAGCAGGACAAGAGACATTCATTCAAGAACGATGAATGCGTTAATGATGTCGTTGATGATAAATGTGACACGGACATGTGCAGATCGATGTCCGAGATCCGTTAA